The Ignavibacteria bacterium genomic interval TGAATGGCAAATCGAACCAGTACATACGCACTCTCATTCCAGATCTGGATAATAACATAATGGGGATACCTAAAAACCATATTACCGTAATTGCCGCCCGGCCGGGTATGGGAAAAACCGATTTTATGCTTCAGCTGATGAGGAATTTTATTAAGCAGGGACTGAAGCCCGCCATTTTCAGCCTGGAGATGGAAGCAGGAAGCCTGTTTGTAAGGAATATTTCGGAGGCGGCGCGTATAGATTCGCTGCGCATAGAAAAGGGGGAAGTTAACGACGCGGAATTCAAAATGCTTATTGAAGCGGCAAAGTTGTATTGCATAGACGACTACGTGGTTGATGATAACGCGCTTGAAACTCCCGAGACAATTAAGGCCAAAATCAACTACTGGCGCCTCAGGCACAAGGTGGACGTGATTATGATTGACTATATGACCCTAATTAAAACCAATTACCAGCAGGAACGCTACGACCTTGAGGTGGGATCGCTTGTGCGCGATTTGAGGGTGTTTGCAAAGAAAACGGGAATTCCCATTATTATTTTAAGCCAGCTTAACCGCGATTCCGAAAAGAGACTGAACCACCGCCCGCAGATATCGGATTTAAGGGAGTCGGGTTCAATTGAGCAGGAAGCCAAGCTTGTGCTGATGCTCTACCGCCCCATTGAGTATGGAATAGATCCTTTTGAGGGGAAGCAGTGCACGTATTACGATATGCTGGGCAATCCTCTTAAGGCGGAAGATTACATGGAAGTAATTATAGCCAAAGCCCGGAGCGGCAGGACGGGCCTGGTAACGGTCCAGTACCTGCGTCCCATTCACCGTATTGAGAGCGTTAAGAGCGTGAAACCCTAACGCCCTCAGCTTTGCCCTTACTTTTTAATTTTTAATTTTTAATTTTTAATTGGCTTTTGTCTATTTTACGTCATAATAAATTTTTTCCCTCTCCCCCGGTTGTCCGTAAAAATTTTTAAGGATCCGGCCTATGACTGTTAAGAAAAATATATTCAGGCTTTTTCTGCTTATTGCCTCTTTTTCCCTGCTGTGCGCGGGCTGCAGCCTGCCTGGGGGACCTAAGAGAAACGTGAGCTTTAAGGTAATTTCCAAACACCGCCTTCTGCCTTCGGATAACGTGTACCTTACAGGAAATAATAAAACCCTGGGCAATTGGGATGCTTCGGCCGTAAGAATGGAACGCAAGTCGGATACGGCTTTTATTAAAACGCTCTCTTTTAACGAGGGACAAAGCGTGGAGTTTAAGGTTACCCTCGGCAGCTGGAACTCAGAGGCCCTGAACGCCGACGGGTGGATACTGGATAACTCAAGACTCACCGTTACGAAGGATACCACGGTTACACTCAGCGTTGAGAACTGGGGACGCTACCTGCACGCAAGGAACGTTAAGCCCGGTATTATACAGGGCTACGACAACAGCATTAAGCTTGTAAATAACTGGAAATACCACAGCGGCGATAACACAGAATGGGCAAAGCCTGACTTTGACGACACTCTGTGGCAGACCGCAGCCTCCAGCTTTTCTACGGATAACTTTGACAGCCTCCGCTGGAATAGTACCGGGTGGTTCAGAACGCGCCTTAATGTGGACCCGGCGCTGTGGGGTAAAACCTTCGGCATGAAAATAACACAGATGGGCGCGTCCGAAATATACTATAACGGCCGCCTCCTTAAGTCGTTCGGGAAGGTGGGCACTTCCCAATCGGGCTACAGCCCATCTCCTAAAAACGACTGGCTGGAATTTACTTTTGACCCGAAAGCGGACCAGGTGATTGCCGTAAGGTATGCCAACTATAACACAGCCGTTCAGCTGAACCAGGGATTTGACCCGGGATTTGCGATTTTTCTGATGGACCTTAATTCGGCGTTCAGCATTACCGATGAACTGAGGCCGTACACAATACACCAGATGGTCTTTACGCTTATTCCGCTAATACTTTCTTTTCTGCACCTGTTCCTTTATATCTTCTACAGGCGCCAGAAACAGAACCTTTACTACGCCTTCTGCCTGCTCGGGTTTGCGGGACTTACGTATTTCAACTATGAACGCTTTATGCTGGATAACGTGGACCTGATGGTATTCCTGCAGAGGCTTAACGTCCTCTCGGCTGCAACGGCCATATTCTTCGGACTGATGACTATGTATTCCGTAAGCTACGACACACTGCCTAAAAGATGGCGCGCGTACCTGGCTTATTATATAGCGTTATCCGTTTCGGGATTCTTTAATGTTTCGCCCGGCGTGACTACTTATTTTATTTACCTTCAGTTTGGCATTACGCTTGCCGAAGGCGTGTATGCCTCGGTAAGGAAATGCGGCGTAAAGCGCAGGGGCACGTGGATAATCCTGCCCGGCTTTATTGTAATGAGCCTATTCATTCTGCTGCAGCTGCTGATGGATTTTAATATCATTTACTTCTTCGGCCTTCAGCAGTCTTATGTTTACGGAATGATAGCTTTTGTTATTGCAATGTCGCTGTACCTGTCGTATAATTTCGCCTACGTCAATAGGGACCTTGAAGAGCAGCTTGAGAAGGTGAAGGTGCTTTCGGAAAACGCAATTGAGCAGGAGAGGATCAGGGCATCGCTTGAAATTGAACGGAGGGTAATGGAGGCTGAAAACCTGAGGAAGACCAGGGAGCTGGAGTCCGCGCGGGAGCTGCAGCTGTCGCTTCTGCCGAAGGATGTACCCCAATCGGGGAACCTTGAGGTTGCCTGCTTTATGAAAACCGCGGCCGAGGTTGGGGGCGATTATTACGATTTCCATATGACTGACGATAACGCCCTTACTGCCGTTATTGGCGACGCCACAGGCCACGGCCTTAAGGCTGGCAATATGGTGATCCTGGCAAAAGGCTTATTCAACACTCTGGCGCGTGAAAAGGACCTGATTGAGGTAATGCACTCATTCAACCGCTCAATTAAGCAGATGAACCTTTATATGCTTACCATGTGCATGTCGCTTATAAGGATTAAGGATGACTGCCTGGAGTATGTATCGGCCGGAATGCCGCCCATGCAGATCTACAGGAAGGCTTCGGGCAAGGTGGAGGAGTTCCTTCTGAAGGGGATGCCGCTGGGGGCGTTTAACGATTTTCCGTATCAGAAGATCTCAGGAAACATCTGTTCGGGCGACGTGCTGCTGATTATGACCGACGGCCTGCCCGAGATGTTTAACCCTAAAAAAGAGACTTATGGAATGGAAAGGGTGGTGGAGGCCTTCAGGGAAGCCGCCGGAAAGCCCGCGGGGGAGATTATAGATCACATTTGCGCCTCCGCCCGCGCCTGGGCCGGCGAAAATACGCTTGAGGACGATATGACGGTAATGGTAATTAAGGTTAAATAACCGCAAATTGCGGGCCCCGGACGTGAATTTATTAATATTTTATAATGCATTCTGCAAATTTCACCCAATTTTTGTATGGGGGAGCGGCGGCTCATCAACGCAAAAATGAACATCAGATTTTTATTTAAAGGAATAAAAAAATTCCATTAGCCCCTAAATTGAAGAAGAATAATACCGATAATAAAAGCAACTAAGACTTATTTCTTAAGCAAATGAGGTGTCCGGTACCTGATTTTATGAGAGTTGTTGGGGAAAATGGTGCCCTTAATTATCTAAATGCAGACAAATCTTCAATCGGCATGCCTTTTGTACTTACAGCAAATTGATCCCATTTTTATGATCCTATGCATCAGTTAAGGCAGGGCTTGCTATTAACTCTTTGCCCTTACACTGCAGAGAGTATGATGTTCGATAAAATGCCGGTGTAAGAATTCTGTCTGCGTTCCAAATCATTAACAGTTAAAAGAAGTGAGAAATTAATGTCGATTAAAAAAATGTTCTTTGGTATCTATATTGTTACAGGTCTTGCAATTCTGGGGCTTGGAGTGGCTAATTCCATGATGCTGCAGAATACGATGTATGGAATAATTGGATTCCTGATCTTTTCGCAGACGGTAAATTACCTGCTCATACATAAAAAGATCAGTGATCCTGTGGGTAAACTGAGCCTGGCAACGCGCAGGGTAATTGATGGCGACCTGTCGGTTACGGTTGATTATAAGAGTAACGACGAAATAGGCCATCTTTCTGAAGGCTTCAATACCATGATCGGAAAGATTAATGACGAAATTGCTATGGCGCAGAGCTTTCAGCAGGGGCTCAGCGCAGCTATGTTTATAGCCGATAAGAATACTAAAGTCCTCTCGGTTAATAACGCAACGCTGAAAATGATCCGCCTTAATAAAAAACCGGAAGAAATAATAGGAAAGCTTACGGTTAAGGAAGCTTTTATTCAGGAATCAGTTTCCATAAATGCTTTCCAGGGGAAATTCTTAAATGAGGAAAAACACTATATTAAGGACCATGAAGGGAACACATTCCCGGCTTTGATTACTTCGGGACCTATTTATAACAGCAAAAAAGAGATGGTTGCCTGCTTTGCAAACTTTATAGACCTGCGCGACCTGGAAGCAAAACAGAGAGAATACCTGAATGAACAGGTGGCTCCTATTGCAGATGTAATAGGCTTAGTTGCCCATGGCGACTTTACAAAGAATCTCGAGCTCGACGAAAAGAGCGACCTCTATAAGCTGAGTGTGAATATAAACAAAATGGTTGGAGACCTTCAAAACACACTCTCAATGGTAAGTGAAGCCGTACAGGCTACAGCTTCAGCTGCAAATGAAATATCCTCTTCTTCCGAGCAGATGGCCGCAGGAGCACAGGAACAGAGCCAGCAGGCAACAGAGGTGGCAGGAGCTATTGAGGAGATGACTAAAACCGTCTATGAAACAGCAAAGAATGCAAATGAAGCAGCAAATGTCTCAAGGGGCTCCAGCCAGGCGGCTGAACAAGGAGCTAAGAAGATTAACGATACAAAGAAGGGAATTGAGAAGATTGTAGTCTCATCAGAGGAAACCTCAAGAATTGTAGCCTCCCTTTCAAAAAGAAGCGAACAGATTGGCGAGATCACCCAGGTAATTGACGACATTGCAGACCAGACTAACTTACTTGCCTTAAATGCCGCAATTGAGGCTGCGCGTGCCGGCGAACAGGGACGCGGCTTTGCCGTTGTTGCAGATGAGGTAAGAAAACTGGCCGAGCGTACGACTAAGGCTACAAAGGAAATAGCAGAGACTATAAAAGCCATACAGGACGAGGCAAAAGACGCAGACTCATCCATGGGAGAGGCCAGAATAGCCGTTGAAGCAGGGATGAAACTGACTGAAGAAGTGGCAGAGGTCTTA includes:
- a CDS encoding AAA family ATPase; this encodes MNGSSNTAKEHMALELSALNSMLSSKECFFSVAAVNPPAGIFSCQENRLIFNEAMNYFYNTGHVPDSAAIYENLILKQNSQELRKHLSENILNADWVRNTGDAIKLLTEIKIEREVRDFIRTTRETGLDFAMGLVEYVNSNLQENIGGCMKEVKNINTGEDTLREVQDAMNGKSNQYIRTLIPDLDNNIMGIPKNHITVIAARPGMGKTDFMLQLMRNFIKQGLKPAIFSLEMEAGSLFVRNISEAARIDSLRIEKGEVNDAEFKMLIEAAKLYCIDDYVVDDNALETPETIKAKINYWRLRHKVDVIMIDYMTLIKTNYQQERYDLEVGSLVRDLRVFAKKTGIPIIILSQLNRDSEKRLNHRPQISDLRESGSIEQEAKLVLMLYRPIEYGIDPFEGKQCTYYDMLGNPLKAEDYMEVIIAKARSGRTGLVTVQYLRPIHRIESVKSVKP
- a CDS encoding SpoIIE family protein phosphatase, producing the protein MTVKKNIFRLFLLIASFSLLCAGCSLPGGPKRNVSFKVISKHRLLPSDNVYLTGNNKTLGNWDASAVRMERKSDTAFIKTLSFNEGQSVEFKVTLGSWNSEALNADGWILDNSRLTVTKDTTVTLSVENWGRYLHARNVKPGIIQGYDNSIKLVNNWKYHSGDNTEWAKPDFDDTLWQTAASSFSTDNFDSLRWNSTGWFRTRLNVDPALWGKTFGMKITQMGASEIYYNGRLLKSFGKVGTSQSGYSPSPKNDWLEFTFDPKADQVIAVRYANYNTAVQLNQGFDPGFAIFLMDLNSAFSITDELRPYTIHQMVFTLIPLILSFLHLFLYIFYRRQKQNLYYAFCLLGFAGLTYFNYERFMLDNVDLMVFLQRLNVLSAATAIFFGLMTMYSVSYDTLPKRWRAYLAYYIALSVSGFFNVSPGVTTYFIYLQFGITLAEGVYASVRKCGVKRRGTWIILPGFIVMSLFILLQLLMDFNIIYFFGLQQSYVYGMIAFVIAMSLYLSYNFAYVNRDLEEQLEKVKVLSENAIEQERIRASLEIERRVMEAENLRKTRELESARELQLSLLPKDVPQSGNLEVACFMKTAAEVGGDYYDFHMTDDNALTAVIGDATGHGLKAGNMVILAKGLFNTLAREKDLIEVMHSFNRSIKQMNLYMLTMCMSLIRIKDDCLEYVSAGMPPMQIYRKASGKVEEFLLKGMPLGAFNDFPYQKISGNICSGDVLLIMTDGLPEMFNPKKETYGMERVVEAFREAAGKPAGEIIDHICASARAWAGENTLEDDMTVMVIKVK
- a CDS encoding HAMP domain-containing protein; the encoded protein is MSIKKMFFGIYIVTGLAILGLGVANSMMLQNTMYGIIGFLIFSQTVNYLLIHKKISDPVGKLSLATRRVIDGDLSVTVDYKSNDEIGHLSEGFNTMIGKINDEIAMAQSFQQGLSAAMFIADKNTKVLSVNNATLKMIRLNKKPEEIIGKLTVKEAFIQESVSINAFQGKFLNEEKHYIKDHEGNTFPALITSGPIYNSKKEMVACFANFIDLRDLEAKQREYLNEQVAPIADVIGLVAHGDFTKNLELDEKSDLYKLSVNINKMVGDLQNTLSMVSEAVQATASAANEISSSSEQMAAGAQEQSQQATEVAGAIEEMTKTVYETAKNANEAANVSRGSSQAAEQGAKKINDTKKGIEKIVVSSEETSRIVASLSKRSEQIGEITQVIDDIADQTNLLALNAAIEAARAGEQGRGFAVVADEVRKLAERTTKATKEIAETIKAIQDEAKDADSSMGEARIAVEAGMKLTEEVAEVLSEILKGALKTTDVVLQVAAASEEQSSAAEQISKNIEGISSVTQQSAAGTEQIARAAEDLNRLTVNLQEIVAGFKINSGNERQSSNGFVAKNNSKLIKK